A section of the Leptotrichia sp. HSP-342 genome encodes:
- a CDS encoding branched-chain amino acid ABC transporter permease, protein MEKTNKDVKAKNIDSTEKKHKEIKEYKWKNLNYFNKLKVKNYVVTFISIIALYIVLSFTFDPNDAFSYTKGIYINILIFVLFAVSLNITVGLMGQLNLGQAGFIAIGGYSAAFISKILVNYNLPTFLQLILVSLFGGLVAAVFGFFVGGSTLRLRGDYLAIITLAFGEIVKYIIQNLDFLGGATGLNNIPTILDFSNTYFIVVISIIIIAMAMTSRKGKEILSIREDEIAAENIGIGLNRVKLYGFAFSAFFAGVGGSLFAHNIGILTPDKFGFLFSIEILVMVVLGGLGSITGAIIAATILTLLNERLRDVSQFRYLVYAIILISLMIFRPKGIFGTKEFTFAGTKRRINKLRNYRNNKN, encoded by the coding sequence ATGGAAAAAACTAATAAAGATGTAAAAGCAAAAAATATAGATAGTACAGAAAAAAAGCATAAAGAAATAAAAGAATATAAATGGAAAAATTTGAACTATTTTAACAAATTAAAAGTAAAAAATTATGTTGTTACATTTATTTCAATAATTGCACTTTATATCGTCCTAAGTTTTACTTTTGATCCAAATGATGCTTTCAGTTATACAAAAGGAATATATATAAACATATTAATTTTTGTTTTATTTGCAGTAAGCTTAAACATAACAGTTGGGCTTATGGGACAGCTTAATTTGGGGCAAGCTGGATTTATTGCAATTGGTGGATATTCAGCGGCATTTATTTCAAAAATACTTGTAAATTATAACTTACCGACATTTTTACAGTTAATACTGGTATCATTGTTTGGAGGACTGGTTGCGGCTGTATTTGGATTTTTTGTTGGTGGAAGTACGCTAAGGTTAAGAGGGGATTATCTTGCGATTATTACTTTAGCATTTGGAGAAATTGTAAAATATATTATTCAAAATCTGGACTTTTTAGGTGGAGCAACTGGACTTAACAATATTCCAACAATTCTAGATTTTTCAAATACATATTTCATTGTAGTTATCTCGATTATTATAATCGCAATGGCAATGACTTCTCGAAAAGGGAAAGAGATTCTGTCAATTAGAGAAGATGAAATTGCGGCAGAAAATATAGGAATTGGACTAAATCGTGTAAAACTTTATGGATTTGCTTTTTCAGCGTTTTTTGCTGGAGTTGGAGGATCGTTATTTGCTCATAATATTGGAATTTTGACACCAGATAAATTTGGATTTTTATTCTCGATAGAAATTCTTGTTATGGTAGTGCTAGGCGGACTTGGAAGTATTACGGGAGCGATTATCGCTGCAACGATTTTGACACTTCTAAATGAAAGATTGAGAGATGTTTCGCAGTTTAGATACTTAGTTTATGCAATTATATTGATTTCATTAATGATTTTCCGTCCAAAAGGAATTTTTGGTACGAAGGAATTTACATTTGCAGGAACAAAGAGAAGAATTAATAAACTTAGAAATTATAGAAATAACAAGAATTAA
- a CDS encoding ABC transporter ATP-binding protein, whose protein sequence is MSLLKTTDLGISFGGLRAVDEVNIEIKEGELVGLIGPNGAGKTTIFNLLTGVYKPTDGDISINQISINKKTTPQIVALGVARTFQNIRLFKELTVLDNVKLALNSSMKYNTFEAIFRLPRFWKEEKEITDKALDLLDIFDMAEMANITAGNLSYGQQRKLEIARALATNPKLLLLDEPAAGMNPNETKELMNTISFIRNKFKIAILLIEHDMDLVMGICERLYVLNFGRIIASGLPDEIQNNKEVIAAYLGE, encoded by the coding sequence ATGTCATTATTAAAAACGACAGATTTGGGAATATCTTTTGGTGGGCTAAGAGCTGTTGATGAGGTAAATATTGAGATTAAAGAAGGGGAACTGGTTGGATTGATTGGTCCAAACGGAGCTGGGAAAACGACAATATTTAACTTGCTGACAGGCGTTTACAAGCCTACTGATGGGGATATTTCTATAAATCAGATTAGTATAAATAAAAAAACTACTCCACAGATAGTTGCTTTGGGAGTTGCCAGAACATTTCAAAATATAAGGCTGTTTAAGGAATTAACAGTGCTTGACAATGTAAAGCTGGCACTTAACAGCAGTATGAAATATAATACTTTTGAAGCGATTTTCAGGCTTCCTAGATTTTGGAAGGAAGAAAAGGAAATAACAGATAAGGCGCTTGATTTACTGGATATTTTTGATATGGCTGAAATGGCAAATATTACAGCAGGAAACTTGTCTTATGGACAGCAAAGAAAACTGGAGATAGCAAGAGCTTTGGCAACAAATCCAAAATTATTGCTACTGGATGAGCCTGCAGCAGGAATGAATCCAAACGAAACAAAAGAGCTGATGAACACTATCAGCTTTATAAGAAATAAATTTAAAATTGCAATCCTGCTAATCGAGCATGATATGGACTTGGTAATGGGAATTTGTGAAAGACTTTATGTGCTAAATTTTGGGAGAATTATTGCTTCAGGTCTTCCTGATGAGATTCAAAATAATAAGGAAGTTATTGCAGCTTATTTAGGAGAATAA
- a CDS encoding ABC transporter ATP-binding protein: protein MNILNVNDLNVYYGGIHAIKNISFQIKKGEIVSLIGANGAGKTSTLHAISGLVPIKSGEISLSGENVTNIDAYKLVSRGMAHVPEGRRIFTELTVLENLEIGAFTRNDTDQIKKDMEHMFSLFPRLAERKKQLAGTMSGGEQQMLAMARALMSNPSLLLLDEPSMGLAPLLVQEIFNIIVRINKEENVTVLLVEQNANMALSIADRGYVLETGKIILEGTGKELLTNPEIKKAYLGG from the coding sequence GTGAATATTTTAAATGTAAATGATTTAAATGTATATTATGGCGGAATTCACGCTATAAAAAACATTTCATTTCAGATAAAAAAAGGTGAAATCGTTTCTCTAATTGGTGCAAATGGTGCTGGAAAAACCTCCACACTTCACGCTATTTCAGGGCTTGTACCAATAAAATCAGGAGAAATTTCGCTAAGCGGAGAAAATGTAACTAACATTGATGCTTACAAGCTTGTCAGCCGTGGAATGGCACATGTTCCAGAAGGACGTAGAATCTTTACAGAATTAACTGTACTGGAAAATTTGGAAATAGGAGCATTTACAAGAAATGATACAGATCAAATAAAAAAAGATATGGAGCATATGTTCTCACTGTTTCCACGACTTGCTGAACGTAAAAAACAGCTGGCAGGAACAATGAGTGGGGGAGAACAGCAAATGCTAGCAATGGCAAGAGCCTTAATGTCAAATCCTTCACTACTATTGCTAGATGAGCCGTCAATGGGACTAGCACCATTATTAGTGCAGGAAATTTTTAACATAATTGTAAGAATTAATAAAGAAGAAAACGTAACTGTACTGTTAGTAGAACAAAATGCCAATATGGCACTATCGATTGCAGACAGAGGCTACGTTCTGGAAACTGGAAAAATAATTCTGGAAGGAACAGGAAAGGAACTGCTTACAAATCCAGAGATTAAAAAGGCTTATCTTGGAGGGTAA